A portion of the Ficedula albicollis isolate OC2 chromosome 4, FicAlb1.5, whole genome shotgun sequence genome contains these proteins:
- the C4H4orf19 gene encoding uncharacterized protein C4orf19 homolog, which produces MGCRCCKMIQSYIIDPEEVQSSGCIHEVNSYKHKEQGSNKSKFKENCENEDPKNELQKDEVNKTENKNPVNSTTESLWNHRGNDSHEDGLVNCAAKLDVAVNGGNSCAQHSMLNPNTNPVKETSEKGTSSQSEASSASNRDFYTKSNRSWQELDLETSSRSKAASSVPNSIPDSQTAEDTVFLKGNSILETENNAIRLPEIDYPQNGNQTGNYVEKDSFSVNCAHSDQNTGASAIQDQDLHVIPPLPVKESSIESFKTDSASLSESLTGGITAVAVTKVAQAPTHTSHKGVNGGIEEEDAEVAAALAALDAATAGEDLEDDDEY; this is translated from the exons ATGGGGTGCAGGTGCTGCAAAATGATACAAAG CTATATAATTGATCCAGAAGAAGTACAATCATCTGGATGCATTCATGAGGTAAACAGCTATAAACACAAGGAACAAGGCAGCAATAAATCCAAATTCAAAGAGAATTGTGAAAATGAAGACCCCAAAAATGAACTCCAGAAGGATGAggtaaacaaaacagaaaataaaaatccagtaAACAGTACAACAGAAAGTCTCTGGAATCACAGAGGCAATGATTCTCATGAGGATGGCCTTGTGAATTGTGCTGCAAAGCTTGATGTTGCAGTCAATGGTGGCAactcctgtgctcagcactcCATGCTCAACCCCAACACAAACCCAGTGAAAGAAACCAGTGAAAAGGGAACCTCCAGCCAGTCAGAGGCCTCTTCAGCCAGCAATAGAGACTTTTACACCAAATCAAATAGGTCTTGGCAAGAACTTGACCTAGAGACAAGCAGTCGGAGCAAggcagccagcagtgtgcctAACAGTATTCCAGACTCCCAGACCGCAGAAGACACAGTCTTTCTCAAAGGAAACTCAATACTGGAGACAGAAAACAATGCCATAAGACTGCCAGAGATTGATTATCCCCAAAATGGCAATCAAACTGGGAACTATGTTGAAAAAGACAGCTTTTCAGTCAACTGTGCACATTCAGACCAAAACACTGGTGCTTCAGCAATACAGGACCAGGACCTTCATGTAATCCCACCTTTGCCTGTGAAAGAGAGCAGTATTGAATCTTTTAAAACTGACTCTGCCAGTTTGAGTGAGAGCCTTACTGGTGGCATCACTGCAGTGGCTGTTACCAAAGTCGCACAGGCACCCACACACACCAGCCATAAAGGTGTCAATGGAGGGATTGAGGAGGAAGATGCAGAagttgcagcagctctggctgcactGGACGCTGCGACAGCAGGAGAAGACCTGGAAGATGATGATGAGTACTAG